From a region of the Polyangium spumosum genome:
- a CDS encoding YdcH family protein → MMKREYGTDSDAERLNHAEMRHRELDARLAELGRHAYLTPSEQLEMAELKKQKLKAKDEIHALRRGAS, encoded by the coding sequence GAGTACGGGACCGATTCCGATGCCGAGCGGCTGAACCATGCAGAGATGCGCCATCGGGAGCTCGACGCGCGTCTCGCCGAGCTCGGGCGACACGCGTACCTGACGCCCTCCGAGCAGCTCGAGATGGCCGAGCTGAAGAAACAAAAGCTCAAAGCGAAGGACGAGATTCACGCCCTCCGCCGGGGAGCGTCCTGA